The following are encoded together in the Sphaerodactylus townsendi isolate TG3544 linkage group LG14, MPM_Stown_v2.3, whole genome shotgun sequence genome:
- the LOC125443307 gene encoding chromosome transmission fidelity protein 8 homolog, translated as MAAAAGSRRSRGEPRSRPHPGGASSTERPPPPALRPHVRVGPGPGSGIPAKGAGLPGAGGSGVPAAGSWAGANGQRRVSGRAGRRASPDMVQLRLCRAGGGLAEWVLVELQGHVEARDGAGLAGRLLGDLHFTCQGRPVLLLGHHVLYGKAVRLEKPLAVLTKAGQDPHAHYVARALVREKLLFKTRPKPIITHLPKKA; from the exons ATGGCG GCCGCGGCTGGGTCGCGCCGCTCGAGGGGGGAGCCCCGGAGCCGCCCCCACCCGGGAGGGGCTTCCTCAACCGAGCGCCCGCCGCCGCCTGCTCTGCGTCCGCACGTGCGCGTCGGCCCCGGCCCCGGAAGCGGAATCCCGGCGAAGGGGGCGGGCCTTCCGGGGGCGGGCGGAAGCGGGGTACCAGCGGCGGGAAGTTGGGCCGGTGCGAACGGGCAGAGACGCGTGTCCGGCCGCGCTGGCCGGAGAGCCTCCCCGGACATGGTGCAGCTGCGGCTCTGCag ggcgggcggcgGCCTGGCCGAGTGGGTGCTGGTGGAGCTGCAGGGCCACGTGGAGGCCCGCGACGGGGCCGGCCTGGCGGGGCGCTTGCTGGGGGACCTCCACTTCACCTGCCAG GGCAGGCCGGTGCTGCTGCTGGGCCACCACGTCCTGTACGGGAAGGCGGTGCGGCTGGAGAAGCCCCTGGCCGTCCTCACCAAGGCGGGCCAGGACCCCCACGCCCACTACGTGGCCCGCGCCCTCGTCCGCGAGAAGCTGCTCTTCAAGACCCGCCCGAAGCCCATCATCACCCACCTGCCCAAGAAGGCCTGA
- the UTP4 gene encoding U3 small nucleolar RNA-associated protein 4 homolog, with product MGEFEVHRVRLFAFLPAGVRCLSANPPARLAAGHLDGSVKIYNLQANSFQEKVIAGHETRIPEALCWAGGDRLFGVGLSGEIVEYDLEKLRVRYALDAFGGPLWSMATDPTGSQLAVGCEDGSIKLFCILPEKIQFERSLDRQKGRILSLFWHPSGARIAAGSIDFIRVFDVKSGHAVQRLLVDRHLTGSHTRECIVWSVAFLSDGTIVSADSSGKVQFWDSEMGTLLQTSVVSSSAVLSLAASEAEDSIVVGTSEGSVYQFQLLPVKAGSAVRQWVRTKPFQHHTHDVRAVVHMATALISGGLDGQLVIRPLMEKVESRSYEAAVRKVTFPHRCLVSCARKARLLLFQHPQHLELWKLGATRAVGGDGETLPVSSPPEHLLQLKNKGPEHLRSSCISPCGTWIAYSTASRLCLYRVQLAGERLALQKIPKLPKVACAAQQLLFSADSTRLFVASDRGSVHVLKLLQSGAWKHLHTLQPSSESTEAALLLAVSADGSWLAVASGSGQVSVFDLQKAKPHCVVPAYSCPVTALAIHPVTNSLVVAHSDQQVFEFSIPEKAYTPWSRKVQQQGLHRDWLERDTPITHIAFHPQRADQILLHDTHMFCLLDKALPLPEDTAVLCNQPSLKQLSQTARRSSAHAFKICKKYQPLLFVDLLDEKSLVVVERPVMHIKAQLPPPVFQKKFGT from the exons ATGGGGGAGTTCGAGGTGCACCGCGTGCGGCTCTTCGCCTTCCTGCCCGCCGGGGTCCGCTGCCTGTCCGCGAACCCCCCCGCTCGCCTGGCCGCCGGACACCTGGACGGCTCCGTCAAGATATACAACCTGCAGGCCAACAGCTTCCAGGAGAAG gtGATCGCAGGCCACGAGACGAGGATCCCCGAGGCTCTCTGCTGGGCTGGAGGAGACCGGCTCTTTGGCGTAGGCCTCAGCGGAGAGATAGTCGAATATGACTTGGAAAAGCTGCGTGTCAGATATGCACTCGACGCCTTCGGAGGCCCCCTCTGGAGCATGGCGACTGACCCGACCGGGTCTCAATTAGCA GTTGGATGTGAGGATGGGTCCATTAAGCTCTTCTGCATCTTACCTGAAAAAATCCAGTTTGAGAGGAGCTTGGACAGGCAAAAAG GCCGCATCCTGTCCCTCTTCTGGCACCCATCTGGGGCCAGGATTGCTGCTGGCTCCATCGACTTCATCCGTGTCTTTGATGTCAAATCAG GCCACGCAGTCCAACGGCTTCTTGTGGACAGACACCTGACAGGCTCCCATACCCGGGAGTGCATAGTGTGGAGCGTGGCCTTCCTTTCGGATGGCACCATTGTCAGTGCGGATTCTTCCGGGAAGGTGCAGTTCTGGGATTCGGAGATGGGGACGCTTCTCCAGACGTCTGTTGTCAGCAGCTCAGCTGTGCTGTCCTTGGCTGCGTCCGAG GCAGAAGACAGCATTGTTGTTGGCACATCAGAGGGGTCTGTGTACCAGTTCCAGCTGCTTCCGGTGAAGGCAGGCAGTGCCGTGCGCCAGTGGGTGCGGACGAAGCCATTCCAGCACCACACGCATGACGTGAGGGCTGTGGTGCATATGGCTACAGCACTCATCTCTGGAG gactgGACGGGCAGCTGGTGATCCGGCCACTGATGGAGAAGGTGGAGTCACGGAGCTATGAGGCCGCTGTTCGGAAAGTCACCTTCCCTCAC AGGTGCCTCGTTTCTTGTGCCAGGAAAGCCCGTCTCCTCCTTTTCCAGCACCCACAACACCTGGAGCTGTGGAAACTGGGCGCCACCAGAGCTGTGG gGGGAGACGGGGAAACCTTGCCTGTGTCCAGCCCCCCTGAGCACCTGCTGCAGCTCAAGAACAAG GGCCCTGAGCACCTCCGCAGCAGCTGCATCTCGCCCTGCGGCACCTGGATCGCCTACTCCACGGCTTCCCGGCTGTGTCTGTACCGGGTCCAACTGGCTGGGGAGCGCCTCGCTCtgcagaag ATTCCCAAGCTGCCAAAGGTGGCCTGCGCAGCTCAGCAGCTCCTGTTCTCGGCGGACTCTACTCGGCTCTTTGTGGCGTCGGATCGGGGCTCTGTGCACGTTCTCAAGCTCTTGCAGTCGGGGGCCTGGAAGCACCTGCACACCCTCCAGCCCAGCTCAG AATCCACAGAAGCGGCTCTCCTGCTGGCGGTGAGTGCTGACGGCAGCTGGCTGGCTGTTGCTAGTGGAAGCGGGCAAGTCAGTGTCTTCGACCTGCAAAAGGCCAAG CCTCACTGTGTCGTGCCTGCGTACAGCTGCCCGGTGACTGCCCTGGCCATTCACCCGGTGACCAACAGTCTTGTTGTGGCCCATTCGGACCAGCAG GTGTTTGAGTTCAGCATCCCGGAAAAGGCGTACACCCCCTGGAGCCGGAAGGTGCAGCAGCAGGGGCTCCACCGGGACTGGCTGGAGCGGGATACGCCCATCACCCACATTGCCTTCCACCCTCAGCGGGCCGATCAGATCCTGCTCCACGACACGCACATGTTCTGCCTCCTGGACAAGGCCCTG CCGCTGCCAGAGGACACAGCCGTCTTGTGCAACCAGCCGTCACTGAAGCAGCTGTCCCAGACTGCCCGACGCAGTAGCGCCCACGCCTTCAAGATCTGCAAGAAATATCAG CCCTTGCTGTTTGTGGATCTGCTGGATGAGAAGTCATTGGTGGTGGTAGAGCGGCCCGTAATGCACATCAAAGCCCAGCTGCCCCCACCGGTCTTCCAGAAGAAGTTTGGCACGTAA